TATTGAAAGCAATTTAAAGAAATATCAGTGGCTCATTGAAGAGGATCAACTAAGGGAAATTATATATGATGTGGAAGATGTGATTGATGAGTTGATAATGAGGTCAGTTCGCAGTAGAAACATACTTGCTTTCCTTCACTATGTTTCTGCCTTTGTTGTTTTACCTCaacaattatattttgtattggCTCTTCTTGATTTGCTTCATCTTTATAAACGTAAAAAGTTGTTGGAACAAGTCAAATTAGAGAAACCCTTGTCAAGAGAAAAGAAAGGGGAGGCCAAGAAAGAGGAGGCCTATTTTCCATGGCAATGGCAGCCACCCTTTTCCCAATTTAACCTGAATCTTGGTTGTACTATTATTTCGCCTGTAATTCGTAAATTTGAAGACTTGGCCTTGCAGAAACAGCTTAGTCCTTCCCTTAGAAAGCAGGCTAGATGGTTGAGAGATGAGTTCACATCCTTGCAAGGTTCTTTGCACGATATTGATTCTAGGGAGCTCAGTGATGAAGCTATGGCGTGGATAGAAGAACTCTGTGATGTTTGCCGCTCAGCTGAGAATGTCGTTGGCCTCTTCGAACTTGCACAAATGCAAAATGGGGGAGGAGTTTTTAAAAGCTTGGTGTGGGCTCCTCATAATTTTATTTCCCAACATAAGATTGTTCAGCAGATGATCCAAATACAAAGTAAAGTCCGTGGCATTTCTCGTAGAAGTTACGCTGCCACTCGAATTCGAGATCCATATTCTGACTACTTTGCAAGCATACCCCGAGAATGTGGTATTTCTGCTGATGAACTTGATGCGGTAAGCTTTGAAGAGGACCTAGATGCAATTAAAACAGTCTTGCTCAAAGATGATCCCCGTTGCCTTAAAATTTCAATTGCGGGTCTGGGAGGCATTGGCAAGACAAGCCTAACTAAGCTAATCTTCCATAACGAGGCCGTTATAGAGCATTTCCCCCACCGGTTTTGGATCTCTGGAGCTAACTCAATGGAGCAGATTTTAGATGCTAATACATCTCAAGAGTGGTGTAAAGAAAACATGGGACAAAAGGTCCTTTCATTATTAGCAGATAGAAAGTTTCTCATAGTTGTTGATCACTCAGTTGTAAGCGTATTGTGGAACCAAATCGGAGGAGTGTTCAAAGATATGTCGAACGGCACAAggattatttttcttattcGAAATATGAAGGAAGGTCTACAAGTAAGTGAGACAAACTTTACTTACAGACTTCATCTACGAAGCAATAAACAAAGCTGGGCACTGTTCAAGCACAGTTTGAAGACGAACATTCCTCCGGAGCTCGAAGCTAAACTGAAAACCGAAATTTTAAGAAAATGTGGGGGCCTGCCCAAGGTGATTGTAAAACTAGGAAATTTACTATCACAGAGCGATGCAACTTCTGAGGAATGGTCAAGGGTGCTTGAGCATCTAATTCAAGACAAAGAACCATGGTCAGAAGTCTTGCGTGCAATAAACTTATATATGCCTTTGTACCTTAGACGGTGTCTTTTCCACTTCGGATTGTTTCCAATAGGTTATAAGATCCCTGCAAGAAGATTGATCGCCTTGTGGGTTGCAGAGGGTATAAGGGATGAACAAAATAGTAAAATTCCCCCGGACTATCTTGCAGAGATATGCTTGAGAGAATTGATAAATTGCAACATAGTTCAGACAACACAGAAATTCAATGGCAAGGTTAAGACATGTTGCCTCCCAGAGGCTCTAAGACGGCACTGGTTCTCAAAAGCGCAGGAAACCAATAACAGGATAGGTGTGACACGTTATTTGATTGACCATCTTGACCGAAACGATGGCATATTTGATCACATTCATGGTAGCAGAACAACTTCTTTGCACTCATGTTACAGAGAAACTGTCGCGTTTTTATCCTTTGATACGCGGGAAGAAAGTCGAGCAGGAGAAGATATAGGTAACTTTCTTGATCGATGCATTTCTAGCAATTGCTTCCTTTTCTTATGGGTACTGGACCTTGAACGCGTCTACAAACCAAAATTGCCCAAAGCAGTAGATCAGCTCACTCAGTTGAGATACCTTGGTTTGAGGTGGACTTACATGGAGAAACTTCCCATGTTCATTAGCAAATTACTGAATCTTCAAAGCTTCGATATAAAGCATACTTCAATCAAGACTCTCCCTGCTTCAATCTGGAAGATGCAAAAACTGAAGTATCTGTTCCTGGACGAGACTTCTGGCTGCTCGTTTGTCCCTCAACAGGAACATAGCTCTCTACTTGACCTGCAAACACTTCGAGGCGTCTATGTAGATGAGGATAGTCCGGTGAGAAATGGCCTGGATACAATGttgaacgttacaaaactgGGATTGAAATGCAAAATTTCAGTTCCATctaaaaaagaggaaatgtcaTCCCAGTTAGTTGCTGTTGCTAACTGGATTATGAACCTAAGAGATCTTCAATACTTGAAGTTGAAGTCATACGGGGAATCGAGTGATCATCCACATTCCGATATACTCTTGGAGTCATTATC
This region of Mercurialis annua linkage group LG1-X, ddMerAnnu1.2, whole genome shotgun sequence genomic DNA includes:
- the LOC126681985 gene encoding disease resistance RPP8-like protein 3; the encoded protein is MAKRIAVLTVFKKMADLRVGNRDSLLGVEDEIQYIESNLKKYQWLIEEDQLREIIYDVEDVIDELIMRSVRSRNILAFLHYVSAFVVLPQQLYFVLALLDLLHLYKRKKLLEQVKLEKPLSREKKGEAKKEEAYFPWQWQPPFSQFNLNLGCTIISPVIRKFEDLALQKQLSPSLRKQARWLRDEFTSLQGSLHDIDSRELSDEAMAWIEELCDVCRSAENVVGLFELAQMQNGGGVFKSLVWAPHNFISQHKIVQQMIQIQSKVRGISRRSYAATRIRDPYSDYFASIPRECGISADELDAVSFEEDLDAIKTVLLKDDPRCLKISIAGLGGIGKTSLTKLIFHNEAVIEHFPHRFWISGANSMEQILDANTSQEWCKENMGQKVLSLLADRKFLIVVDHSVVSVLWNQIGGVFKDMSNGTRIIFLIRNMKEGLQVSETNFTYRLHLRSNKQSWALFKHSLKTNIPPELEAKLKTEILRKCGGLPKVIVKLGNLLSQSDATSEEWSRVLEHLIQDKEPWSEVLRAINLYMPLYLRRCLFHFGLFPIGYKIPARRLIALWVAEGIRDEQNSKIPPDYLAEICLRELINCNIVQTTQKFNGKVKTCCLPEALRRHWFSKAQETNNRIGVTRYLIDHLDRNDGIFDHIHGSRTTSLHSCYRETVAFLSFDTREESRAGEDIGNFLDRCISSNCFLFLWVLDLERVYKPKLPKAVDQLTQLRYLGLRWTYMEKLPMFISKLLNLQSFDIKHTSIKTLPASIWKMQKLKYLFLDETSGCSFVPQQEHSSLLDLQTLRGVYVDEDSPVRNGLDTMLNVTKLGLKCKISVPSKKEEMSSQLVAVANWIMNLRDLQYLKLKSYGESSDHPHSDILLESLSGSVHLSIVYLAGRIRNPRLLTNFPKNLRNLTLSASGLMEDPMQIIDKLPKLRVLRLLSRSFMGKRMHCNFGGFPKLEVLQLWELVHFEDWEVEAGALCNLTELEMRSCRNLKMLPDGLQHIKSLRELKLRKVPMLSSRVKDNQGEDWNKVAHVRHVCIED